Proteins from a genomic interval of Nostoc sp. TCL240-02:
- a CDS encoding acyltransferase, translated as MPKISMYNQINSLTALRGIAALVVVVHHFSYYTLPKTGSTLSAYSNFFRNGYLWVDFFFILSGFIMTHVYIEDFSLKVNSSKYRSYLLSRFARIYPIHIFILSLFIGLEILKIFLLNNSAFTGKFNLTALFANIFLLQAFDLNCPPLFWCDTYWNEPAWSISVEFVIYCIFPFLLFLLLRNNEKNDLKIYIFVLFSILLLIAFTRGNLDSIIGIPSIARCGLECILGIITYKIYRRGNYRKYFNLNLLAIIAITWIILIMNYYWTYWRSLHDWLILPAFSLLILAVSINNNCVISKILNSRLMLYFGTISYSIYMVHWFVQELLKTLWIYKLHHAFGKGFTEHEALTSLGVFLMIIILAASLTYRFVEVPMRNFLKSTILAKQ; from the coding sequence ATGCCAAAAATATCAATGTATAACCAAATCAATTCGCTCACCGCTCTGCGCGGTATTGCAGCTTTGGTTGTTGTTGTACATCATTTCTCGTATTACACTTTACCTAAAACTGGTTCCACTTTATCAGCATATAGCAATTTTTTTCGTAATGGATATTTGTGGGTTGATTTTTTCTTCATTCTGAGTGGTTTTATCATGACCCACGTTTATATTGAAGATTTTTCATTAAAAGTTAATTCATCTAAATATCGTTCATATTTATTGTCGCGTTTTGCCAGAATTTATCCTATACATATATTTATTCTCTCTCTATTTATCGGATTAGAAATTTTAAAAATATTTTTACTAAATAATTCTGCCTTTACTGGTAAATTTAACTTAACTGCCCTTTTTGCTAATATTTTTTTACTCCAAGCATTCGACTTAAATTGCCCGCCTTTATTTTGGTGCGATACTTATTGGAATGAGCCAGCTTGGTCAATTAGTGTAGAATTTGTTATTTATTGCATATTTCCATTCCTCTTATTTTTATTATTGCGAAACAATGAAAAAAATGATTTAAAAATTTACATTTTTGTCCTCTTCAGTATATTACTACTAATCGCTTTTACCCGTGGAAATTTAGATAGTATTATTGGCATACCTTCCATAGCTAGGTGCGGGCTAGAGTGCATACTCGGCATTATAACTTATAAAATCTATCGCCGAGGTAATTATAGAAAATATTTTAATCTTAATTTACTAGCAATTATAGCTATAACTTGGATAATTCTGATTATGAATTACTACTGGACTTATTGGCGTAGTCTTCATGATTGGCTAATCTTACCAGCTTTTTCTCTCCTAATCTTAGCGGTATCTATCAACAATAATTGTGTAATATCAAAAATTTTAAATTCACGTTTGATGCTGTATTTTGGGACTATATCTTACTCGATTTATATGGTTCATTGGTTTGTTCAAGAATTGTTAAAAACATTATGGATTTATAAACTTCACCATGCTTTTGGTAAAGGATTCACAGAACATGAAGCCTTGACATCTCTAGGAGTATTTCTTATGATTATCATATTGGCTGCATCATTGACATATAGATTTGTAGAGGTTCCAATGCGTAATTTTTTAAAGTCTACAATCTTGGCTAAACAATGA